In Phocoena sinus isolate mPhoSin1 chromosome 10, mPhoSin1.pri, whole genome shotgun sequence, a single genomic region encodes these proteins:
- the BHLHE41 gene encoding class E basic helix-loop-helix protein 41, whose amino-acid sequence MDEGIPHLQERQLLEHRDFIGLDYPSLYMCKPKRSMKRDDSKDTYKLPHRLIEKKRRDRINECIAQLKDLLPEHLKLTTLGHLEKAVVLELTLKHLKALTALTEQQHQKIIALQNGERSLKSPIQSDLDAFHSGFQTCAKEVLQYLARFESWTPREPRCVQLINHLHAVATQFLPTPQLLTQQVPLSKGTGVPSAATPAGSGAAPCLERAGQKLEPLAHCVPVIQRTQPSAELAAENDTDTDSGYGGEAEARPDREKGKGAGASRVTIKQEPPGEDSPAPKRMKLDSRRGGGLGGGAAAAAAALLGPDPAAPAALLRPDAALLSSLVAFGGGGGAPFAQPAAAAAPFCLPFYFLSPSAAAAYVQPFLDKSGLEKYLYPAAAAAPFPLLYPGIPAPAAAAAAAAAAFPCLSSVLSPPPEKAAAAAAATLLPHEVAPPGALHPPLPHGRTHLSFAGRSEPGNPESSAQEDPSQPGKEAP is encoded by the exons ATGGACGAAGGAATTCCTCATTTGCAAGAGAGACAGTTACTGGAACATAGAGATTTTATAGG ACTGGATTATCCCTCTTTGTATATGTGTAAGCCCAAAAGGAGCATGAAGCGAGACGATAGCAAG GATACCTACAAATTACCGCACAgattaatagaaaagaaaagaagagaccgAATTAATGAATGCATCGCTCAGCTGAAAGACTTACTGCCTGAACATCTAAAGTTGACA ACTCTGGGGCACCTGGAGAAAGCAGTGGTCTTGGAATTAACTTTGAAACACTTGAAAGCTTTAACAGCCTTAACGGAGCAGCAGCATCAGAAGATAATTGCTTTACAGAATG GGGAGCGATCTCTGAAATCGCCCATTCAGTCCGACTTGGATGCGTTCCATTCGGGATTTCAAACATGCGCCAAAGAAGTCTTGCAATACCTCGCCCGGTTTGAGAGCTGGACGCCCAGGGAGCCGCGGTGTGTCCAGCTGATCAACCACTTGCACGCCGTGGCCACCCAGTTCTTGCCCACCCCCCAGCTGTTGACTCAACAGGTTCCTCTGAGCAAAGGCACCGGCGTGCCCTCGGCCGCCACCCCCGCCGGGTCCGGGGCCGCCCCCTGCCTGGAGCGCGCCGGGCAGAAGCTGGAGCCCCTCGCCCACTGCGTGCCGGTCATCCAGCGGACTCAGCCCAGCGCCGAGCTCGCCGCCGAGAACGACACGGACACCGACAGCGGCTACGGCGGCGAGGCCGAGGCCCGGCCGGACCGCGAGAAGGGCAAAGGCGCGGGGGCAAGCCGCGTCACCATCAAGCAGGAGCCCCCCGGGGAGGACTCGCCGGCGCCCAAGAGGATGAAGCTGGATTCCCGCAGGGGCGGCGGCCTGGGGggcggcgcggcggcggcggccgccgcgCTCCTGGGGCCCGACCCGGCCGCCCCGGCCGCGCTGCTGAGACCCGACGCTGCCCTGCTCAGCTCGCTGGTGGCGTTCGGCGGAGGCGGGGGCGCGCCCTTCGCGCAGCCTGCGGCCGCCGCGGCCCCCTTCTGCCTGCCCTTCTACTTCCTCTCGCCTTCGGCGGCCGCCGCCTACGTGCAGCCCTTCCTGGACAAGAGCGGCCTGGAGAAGTACCTGTACCCGGCGGCGGCCGCCGCCCCGTTCCCACTACTGTACCCCGGCATCCCCgccccggccgccgccgccgccgccgccgccgccgccttccCCTGCCTGTCCTCCGTGTTGTCGCCCCCTCCCGAGAAGGCGGCAGCCGCCGCTGCCGCGACCCTCCTGCCGCACGAGGTGGCGCCCCCTGGGGCGCTGCACCCCCCGCTCCCGCACGGCCGCACCCACCTGTCCTTCGCCGGCCGCAGCGAGCCGGGGAACCCGGAGAGCTCCGCTCAGGAAGATCCCTCGCAGCCAGGAAAGGAAGCCCCCTGA